A single Micromonospora sp. CCTCC AA 2012012 DNA region contains:
- the murG gene encoding undecaprenyldiphospho-muramoylpentapeptide beta-N-acetylglucosaminyltransferase, translating to MGPLRSVVLCGGGTGGHIYPLLAFADCLRRHDPGVRITCLGTPKGLENELIPPAGYDLRQIPAYQLPRSVNMSLVRTPDRMYKAARAAGKVIDEVAADVVVGFGGYVSVPGYLAAWRRELPIVIHEVNVPPGVANRMGMKFTKNVAVGFPHQPAQAEALRDARVVGVPLRRGISGLDRAAMRDAARAHFGLRPDLPVLFVAGGSQGARSINLAVSGAAKELARNGVQVLHVMGARNEPVPVPTDLPVPYVALPYLSEMELGYAAADLMLARGGAMTCAEVAAIGLPTIYVPYPHSNQEQKRNALPVVEAGGGLLVDDAELTPDWLERTVIPLIRDPHRLGAMGAAAAAYGRRDGDEALLQFVYEAVAR from the coding sequence ATGGGTCCGCTGCGTTCGGTGGTGCTCTGCGGAGGGGGTACGGGTGGGCACATCTACCCGCTGCTCGCCTTCGCCGACTGCCTGCGCCGACACGACCCGGGCGTCCGGATCACCTGCCTCGGCACCCCGAAGGGCCTGGAGAACGAGCTGATCCCGCCGGCCGGCTACGACCTGCGGCAGATCCCGGCCTACCAGCTGCCCCGCTCGGTGAACATGAGCCTGGTCCGCACCCCGGACCGGATGTACAAGGCGGCCCGCGCGGCGGGCAAGGTGATCGACGAGGTCGCCGCCGACGTCGTGGTCGGCTTCGGCGGGTACGTCTCCGTCCCCGGCTACCTGGCCGCCTGGCGGCGTGAGCTGCCGATCGTCATCCACGAGGTGAACGTTCCCCCGGGCGTGGCGAACCGGATGGGCATGAAGTTCACGAAGAACGTCGCCGTCGGGTTCCCGCACCAGCCGGCTCAGGCCGAGGCGCTGCGTGACGCCCGGGTGGTCGGGGTGCCGCTGCGCCGGGGCATCTCCGGCCTGGACCGCGCCGCCATGCGGGACGCCGCCCGCGCCCACTTCGGGCTCCGCCCCGACCTGCCGGTGCTCTTCGTGGCCGGTGGTTCGCAGGGCGCCCGCTCGATCAACCTGGCGGTCTCCGGTGCGGCCAAGGAGCTGGCCCGCAACGGCGTGCAGGTGCTGCACGTGATGGGCGCGCGCAACGAGCCGGTGCCGGTCCCCACCGACCTGCCGGTGCCCTACGTGGCGCTGCCCTACCTGTCCGAGATGGAGCTGGGCTACGCCGCCGCCGACCTGATGCTGGCCCGGGGCGGGGCGATGACCTGCGCCGAGGTGGCCGCGATCGGGCTGCCCACCATCTACGTCCCCTACCCGCACAGCAACCAGGAGCAGAAGCGCAACGCGCTGCCCGTGGTGGAGGCCGGGGGCGGGCTGCTCGTCGACGACGCCGAGCTGACCCCGGACTGGCTGGAGCGGACGGTGATCCCGCTGATCCGGGACCCGCACCGGCTCGGCGCGATGGGCGCCGCCGCGGCCGCGTACGGGCGGCGGGACGGCGACGAGGCCCTGCTGCAGTTCGTCTACGAGGCGGTGGCCCGCTGA
- the mraY gene encoding phospho-N-acetylmuramoyl-pentapeptide-transferase, translating into MRAVIVAVGVAFLISLFCTPIAIKVFARLKAGQPIRSNLGLASNEGKKGTPTMGGVVFILATVIAYVAGHLALTTLPDAQIAQVEPTITALVLLGLMVFSGAVGFIDDFLKVRKRHSGGLNKRGKLAGQILVGALFGIVALYFPSTMKDPSGTATNTETVGSTTLSFIRDIPALEIGKVGAVIVIIMVVMAATNGVNLTDGLDGLATGASVMVLAAYALIAFWQYRHWCADPNYTEAYCYAVRDPLEIALIAGAAAGACVGFLWWNTSPARIFMGDTGALGLGGLIAGMAMSTRTILLLPILGGLFVIITMSVVIQIISFRTTGKRVFRMSPLQHHFELAGWSEVNIVVRFWIIAGIGVAIALGLFYSEFLAAVT; encoded by the coding sequence GTGAGGGCGGTCATCGTCGCCGTCGGGGTCGCCTTCCTGATCTCGCTCTTCTGCACCCCGATCGCGATCAAGGTGTTCGCCCGGCTGAAGGCCGGCCAGCCGATCCGGTCGAACCTCGGGCTCGCCAGCAACGAGGGCAAGAAGGGCACGCCGACGATGGGCGGCGTGGTCTTCATCCTGGCCACGGTGATCGCGTACGTCGCCGGTCACCTGGCGCTGACCACCCTGCCGGACGCGCAGATCGCCCAGGTGGAGCCGACCATCACGGCGCTGGTGCTGCTGGGGCTGATGGTCTTCTCCGGGGCGGTCGGCTTCATCGACGACTTCCTGAAGGTCCGCAAGCGGCACAGCGGTGGCCTCAACAAGCGCGGCAAGCTGGCCGGGCAGATCCTGGTCGGGGCGCTCTTCGGCATCGTGGCGCTCTATTTCCCGAGCACGATGAAGGATCCGAGCGGCACGGCCACCAACACCGAGACGGTCGGCAGCACCACGCTGAGCTTCATCCGGGACATCCCGGCGCTGGAGATCGGCAAGGTCGGCGCGGTCATCGTGATCATCATGGTGGTGATGGCGGCGACCAACGGGGTGAACCTCACCGACGGTCTGGACGGCCTCGCCACCGGCGCCTCGGTGATGGTCCTCGCCGCGTACGCGCTGATCGCGTTCTGGCAGTACCGGCACTGGTGCGCGGACCCGAACTACACCGAGGCCTACTGCTACGCGGTCCGGGACCCGCTGGAGATCGCCCTGATCGCCGGGGCGGCGGCCGGGGCCTGTGTCGGCTTCCTGTGGTGGAACACCTCACCGGCCCGGATCTTCATGGGCGACACCGGCGCGCTCGGCCTGGGTGGCCTGATCGCCGGCATGGCGATGTCCACCCGGACCATCCTGCTGCTGCCGATCCTGGGCGGCCTCTTCGTGATCATCACGATGTCCGTGGTGATCCAGATCATCTCGTTCCGCACCACCGGCAAGCGGGTCTTCCGGATGTCGCCGTTGCAGCACCACTTCGAGCTGGCCGGCTGGAGCGAGGTCAACATCGTGGTCCGGTTCTGGATCATCGCCGGCATCGGCGTGGCGATCGCCCTGGGCCTCTTCTACAGCGAGTTCCTCGCCGCCGTCACCTGA
- a CDS encoding UDP-N-acetylmuramoyl-tripeptide--D-alanyl-D-alanine ligase, whose translation MIALSLAEVAAAVDGRLVDADPETRVTGPVEFDSRKVAPGALFVAFPGEKVDGHDYAAGAVDAGAVAVLGTREVPGVPMVLVADALDAMGKLARAVVDRLPGLTVIGLTGSSGKTTTKDLIAQLTVRLGPTVAPPGSFNNELGHPYTALQATPQTRYLVMEKGARGVGHVRYLCDVVPPRISVVLNVGVAHIGEFGSVETIALAKGELVEALPAEGLAVLNADDPLVDAMASRTVARVVRYGEAAHADVRAVDVTLDGRGRPAYTLVTPEGSAPVRLGLTGRHQVSNSLAAAAVARELGMPLAELAVALGELGLVSTRRMDVFARPDGVTVIDDSYNANPASTAVALRALASLGEGGRTFAVLGYMAELGAFEREGHQQVGRLAAELDIDRLLVVGEPAAPIHEGATAVSDWGGESVLLTDQAAAVEVLRSELRPGDVVLVKGSRYRTWEVADALRADAGEVSR comes from the coding sequence GTGATCGCGCTCAGCCTGGCCGAGGTGGCCGCCGCCGTCGACGGACGCCTGGTCGACGCCGACCCGGAGACCCGGGTCACCGGCCCGGTCGAGTTCGACTCCCGCAAGGTCGCCCCGGGGGCGCTCTTCGTGGCCTTCCCCGGGGAGAAGGTCGACGGGCACGACTACGCCGCCGGCGCGGTCGACGCGGGCGCGGTGGCGGTGCTCGGCACCCGGGAGGTGCCCGGCGTGCCGATGGTGCTGGTCGCCGACGCCCTCGACGCGATGGGGAAGCTGGCCCGCGCGGTCGTCGACCGGCTGCCCGGGCTCACCGTGATCGGGTTGACCGGCTCGTCCGGCAAGACCACCACCAAGGACCTGATCGCCCAGCTCACCGTGCGGCTCGGCCCGACCGTGGCGCCGCCCGGCTCGTTCAACAACGAGCTGGGTCACCCGTACACGGCCTTGCAGGCCACGCCCCAGACGCGCTACCTGGTGATGGAGAAGGGCGCCCGGGGGGTGGGGCACGTGCGCTACCTCTGCGACGTGGTGCCGCCCCGGATCTCGGTGGTGCTCAACGTCGGGGTGGCGCACATCGGCGAGTTCGGCTCGGTGGAGACCATCGCGCTGGCCAAGGGGGAACTGGTCGAGGCGCTGCCGGCCGAGGGGCTGGCGGTGCTCAACGCCGACGACCCGCTGGTCGACGCGATGGCGTCCCGCACCGTGGCCCGGGTGGTCCGCTACGGCGAGGCGGCGCACGCCGACGTGCGGGCGGTGGACGTCACGCTGGACGGGCGGGGCCGGCCGGCGTACACCCTGGTGACGCCGGAGGGCAGCGCGCCGGTCCGGCTCGGGCTCACCGGCCGGCACCAGGTGTCGAACTCCCTCGCCGCCGCCGCGGTGGCCCGTGAGCTGGGCATGCCGCTGGCCGAGCTGGCGGTGGCGCTGGGCGAGCTGGGGCTGGTCTCCACCCGCCGGATGGACGTCTTCGCGCGCCCCGACGGGGTCACCGTGATCGACGACTCGTACAACGCCAACCCGGCCTCGACGGCGGTCGCGCTGCGGGCGCTGGCCTCGCTCGGCGAGGGCGGGCGTACGTTCGCGGTGCTCGGCTACATGGCCGAGCTGGGCGCGTTCGAGCGCGAAGGGCACCAGCAGGTCGGTCGCCTCGCGGCCGAGCTGGACATCGACCGGCTGCTCGTGGTGGGCGAGCCGGCGGCGCCGATCCACGAGGGCGCGACAGCGGTTAGTGACTGGGGAGGAGAGTCGGTGCTGCTCACCGATCAGGCGGCGGCCGTCGAGGTGCTGCGGAGCGAGCTGCGTCCGGGTGACGTGGTGCTGGTGAAGGGCTCCCGGTACCGCACCTGGGAGGTGGCCGACGCGCTGCGCGCCGACGCCGGGGAGGTCTCCCGGTGA
- the murC gene encoding UDP-N-acetylmuramate--L-alanine ligase: MNTAQFTPAGTMTAEDLGRIHLIGVGGVGMSGLARLFLTRGLPVSGSELREWPSLAGLRALGGTIHMSHEVGNLDDVDTVVYSSAIPQDHLEMVEARRRGLRVLHRSEALAAAMTGRRTVAVAGTHGKTTTTSMVTMVLQQAGVDPSFVIGGEISEVGSGAHHGTGEHFVVEADESDRSFLIYRPYVSIVTNIEADHLNTYGDLANLEAAFVEFARLTDPAGFIITCADDAGGRRLAETLRAEGRRVWTYGEAPDADLRLSEMTSSARGVRYLAEIDGRSLGEIRLPVPGRHMGLNSASAVLTTYLLGLPVEAAEAALAAFPGVRRRFERKGVADDVLVYDEYAYHPTSMTLALQTLREVAGDGRLIVVFQPYRLYRTRDLQAEIAAALGIADELVLLEVFGPGELRQPGEGSAALLEAVPLPAEHKVFVDSWEAAPVEVARRARPGDVVVTMGAPPISLMGDQLLDALLARTGDGGSALGTVVGSDGAATAAG; encoded by the coding sequence ATGAACACCGCGCAGTTCACCCCCGCCGGCACGATGACCGCGGAGGACCTGGGCCGGATCCACCTGATCGGGGTGGGCGGGGTCGGCATGAGCGGCCTGGCCCGGCTCTTCCTCACCCGGGGCCTGCCGGTCTCCGGGAGCGAGCTGCGGGAGTGGCCGTCCCTGGCCGGCCTGCGGGCGCTCGGCGGCACCATCCACATGAGCCACGAGGTGGGCAACCTCGACGACGTGGACACCGTGGTCTATTCCTCGGCGATCCCGCAGGACCACCTGGAGATGGTCGAGGCGCGCCGGCGGGGCCTGCGGGTGCTGCACCGCTCGGAGGCCCTCGCCGCGGCGATGACCGGCCGGCGGACGGTCGCCGTCGCCGGCACCCACGGCAAGACCACCACCACCTCGATGGTCACCATGGTGCTCCAGCAGGCCGGCGTCGACCCGTCGTTCGTGATCGGCGGGGAGATCTCCGAGGTGGGCTCGGGCGCGCACCACGGCACCGGCGAGCACTTCGTGGTCGAGGCGGACGAGAGCGACCGCTCGTTCCTCATCTACCGCCCCTACGTCTCGATCGTCACCAACATCGAGGCGGACCACCTCAACACCTACGGCGACCTGGCGAACCTGGAGGCGGCCTTCGTCGAGTTCGCCCGGCTCACCGACCCGGCGGGCTTCATCATCACCTGCGCCGACGACGCGGGTGGGCGGCGGCTGGCCGAGACGCTGCGCGCCGAGGGGCGCCGGGTCTGGACGTACGGTGAGGCGCCCGACGCCGACCTGCGGCTGAGCGAGATGACCTCGTCGGCGCGCGGGGTGCGCTACCTGGCCGAGATCGACGGCCGGTCGCTGGGCGAGATCCGGCTCCCGGTGCCGGGGCGGCACATGGGGCTCAACAGCGCCTCGGCGGTGCTCACCACCTATCTGCTGGGCCTGCCGGTCGAGGCGGCGGAGGCCGCGCTGGCCGCGTTCCCGGGGGTGCGGCGGCGCTTCGAGCGCAAGGGCGTCGCCGACGACGTGCTGGTCTACGACGAGTACGCCTACCACCCGACCTCGATGACCCTGGCCCTGCAGACGCTGCGCGAGGTGGCCGGCGACGGGCGGCTGATCGTCGTCTTCCAGCCGTACCGGCTGTACCGCACCCGCGACCTTCAGGCGGAGATCGCCGCGGCGCTGGGCATCGCCGACGAGCTGGTGCTGCTGGAGGTCTTCGGCCCGGGCGAGCTGCGGCAGCCGGGCGAGGGCTCGGCGGCGCTGCTCGAGGCGGTGCCGCTGCCGGCCGAGCACAAGGTCTTCGTGGACTCCTGGGAGGCGGCGCCGGTCGAGGTGGCCCGGCGGGCCCGACCGGGCGACGTGGTGGTCACCATGGGCGCCCCGCCGATCTCGCTGATGGGCGACCAGCTGCTCGACGCCCTGCTGGCCCGCACCGGTGACGGTGGCTCGGCCCTGGGCACCGTCGTCGGCTCGGACGGCGCGGCGACCGCAGCCGGATGA
- a CDS encoding FtsW/RodA/SpoVE family cell cycle protein yields the protein MAALRGLLARPLASYYLLLSSAGLLLLIGLTMVFSATSVKDFAEEGDATASLVKQTIFAVIGILAFWACQRLPVRSFRALSRPALGVAVALLLLLNLLGALNALFGVTAIGPLRAELLWLYLGPVSVQPVEVAKFALVLWGAHVLARKGAALGWWKELATPLFPVVGLLFVLVGYNDLGSMLCLLALVVGMLWAAGVRLQVFAALTAVGLAGVGLLVAAASLGAGSGSRGADNYRLGRLTVFLDPPDPKTCFQEQLANCYQLVQARYAVEQGGWFGVGLGKSSLKFGWLPEAHNDFIFAVIAEELGVVGCTVVIVLFAVLAYTGLRIARRVEDPFRRLAAAGVTAWLVGQAVINIGGVTGLLPLTGVPLPFISDGGSALVVTLAAIGMLASFARAEPDAARALHARPPARWVRLVWAPLPPLPGRRRRPATPPADRGSVPRSRARREDDQAAARGARPGRTRAGTASERRR from the coding sequence CTGGCGGCCCTGCGCGGCCTGCTGGCCCGGCCGCTGGCCTCCTACTACCTGCTGCTCTCCAGCGCCGGCCTGCTGCTGCTGATCGGCCTGACCATGGTCTTCTCGGCGACCAGCGTGAAGGACTTCGCCGAGGAGGGGGACGCCACCGCCTCGCTGGTCAAGCAGACCATCTTCGCGGTGATCGGCATCCTGGCCTTCTGGGCCTGCCAGCGGCTGCCGGTACGGAGCTTCCGGGCGCTGAGTCGCCCGGCGCTCGGGGTGGCGGTGGCGCTGCTGCTGCTGCTCAACCTGCTGGGTGCGCTGAACGCGCTCTTCGGGGTCACCGCCATCGGCCCGCTCCGGGCCGAGCTGCTCTGGCTCTATCTCGGTCCCGTGTCGGTGCAGCCGGTCGAGGTGGCCAAGTTCGCGCTGGTGCTCTGGGGCGCGCACGTGCTGGCCCGCAAGGGCGCCGCGCTGGGCTGGTGGAAGGAGCTGGCCACCCCGCTCTTCCCGGTGGTCGGCCTGCTCTTCGTGCTGGTCGGCTACAACGACCTGGGCAGCATGCTCTGCCTGCTGGCGCTGGTGGTCGGCATGCTCTGGGCGGCCGGCGTCCGACTCCAGGTCTTCGCCGCGCTCACCGCGGTCGGCCTGGCCGGGGTGGGGCTGCTGGTCGCCGCCGCCTCGCTGGGCGCCGGTTCCGGCTCCCGGGGCGCGGACAACTACCGGCTCGGCCGGCTCACCGTCTTCCTCGACCCGCCCGACCCGAAGACCTGCTTCCAGGAGCAGCTGGCGAACTGCTACCAGCTCGTCCAGGCCCGGTACGCGGTCGAGCAGGGCGGCTGGTTCGGCGTCGGGCTGGGCAAGAGCAGCCTCAAGTTCGGCTGGCTGCCCGAGGCGCACAACGACTTCATCTTCGCGGTCATCGCGGAGGAGCTGGGCGTGGTGGGCTGCACCGTGGTGATCGTGCTCTTCGCCGTGCTGGCGTACACCGGGCTGCGCATCGCCCGGCGGGTGGAGGACCCGTTCCGCCGGCTCGCCGCTGCGGGCGTCACCGCCTGGCTGGTCGGCCAGGCCGTGATCAACATCGGTGGGGTGACCGGCCTGCTGCCGCTGACCGGTGTGCCGCTGCCGTTCATCTCCGACGGCGGCAGCGCCCTGGTGGTGACCCTGGCGGCGATCGGCATGCTCGCCTCGTTCGCCCGCGCCGAACCCGACGCGGCCCGAGCCCTGCATGCCCGTCCGCCGGCCCGGTGGGTCCGACTAGTGTGGGCCCCGTTGCCGCCGCTTCCCGGCCGGCGCCGCCGACCGGCGACGCCACCGGCGGACCGTGGGTCCGTACCCCGGTCCCGGGCGCGGCGGGAGGACGACCAGGCCGCGGCCCGCGGCGCCCGGCCCGGCCGGACGCGCGCCGGCACGGCGAGCGAGAGGAGACGCTGA
- a CDS encoding peptidoglycan D,D-transpeptidase FtsI family protein yields the protein MPPRSDDPRRDPTGSRRGSSRGGRGAEPRTGEPGGGGISDARAYTPRGRTLREGGGGRSAAGGGAEQRRTPRSTRSGDPFRPALQVLDGGRAGAGRTGRREAAAGGRSGVVRTVTARPGREPFDDDEPPAPRRRPGPRRPDRPAARRPTRKPRRPPKLADPRRRLRLGTLLTLALFAVIGIRLVFLQTVNTPAYADGGLGNRLAVVELPAPRGAIYDRTGAPLAHSVEARYVFADPTQIPESDRVAVAKRLSPLLGVAWSDLADKMKRRSLPGGGQSQFEYLARGVDIDRAKQIMALDLPGIGTHRDERREVPGGDLAANLLGFVSEDMTGLEGLEAKYDDVLQGKAGRKTYEVGQGDLAAPIPGGYSVTVQPRPGSSIVLTTDRDLQYRTQQILSAQLAQVRGSVAAAVVLDMQGEVLAQASNPTYDAADPAGSKPTDREDAATSFVVDPGSIHKAITYGAALQEGVITPDTAFPVANTINEGGVTFRDTHPANGRKMSIPGMLAFSSNVGTIEIAHDLGRDRLIDYQKRFGLGQPTGEGMPGEASGRLLPADQWSGSAYGSVPIGHSVDATPLQMAAAYTAIANDGTYVQPHLIKEVIGPDGKRTPGPAPKTRSVLSPQNAAALRTMLEAVTTVDGPDGRATGLAAAVPGYRVAGKTGTGLRYVDGKLQPGEVGSFIGMAPAEKPRYVVAVFVWSPGGEGGAVAAPAFREIMGYTLRHYRVPPSATDRSPKFEVFPR from the coding sequence GTGCCACCGAGATCGGATGACCCGCGCCGGGACCCCACGGGGTCCCGGCGCGGCTCGTCGCGGGGCGGTCGGGGGGCCGAGCCGCGCACCGGTGAGCCGGGCGGGGGCGGCATCTCCGACGCCCGGGCGTACACCCCTCGCGGGCGCACCCTCCGCGAGGGCGGCGGGGGCCGGTCGGCCGCGGGCGGGGGTGCCGAGCAGCGGCGTACCCCGCGCAGCACCCGATCCGGCGACCCGTTCCGGCCGGCCCTGCAGGTGCTCGACGGCGGTCGCGCCGGCGCGGGCCGCACCGGCCGGCGGGAGGCCGCGGCCGGCGGCCGGTCCGGCGTGGTCCGGACCGTCACCGCCCGGCCCGGCCGGGAGCCCTTCGACGACGACGAGCCGCCGGCGCCGCGCCGCCGGCCCGGGCCGCGCCGGCCGGACCGGCCCGCCGCCCGGCGGCCGACGCGCAAGCCGCGCCGCCCGCCGAAGCTCGCCGACCCCCGCCGCCGGCTGCGCCTGGGCACGCTGCTGACCCTGGCGCTCTTCGCCGTGATCGGCATCCGGCTGGTCTTCCTCCAGACCGTGAACACCCCGGCGTACGCCGACGGCGGGCTCGGCAACCGGCTCGCCGTGGTGGAGCTGCCCGCGCCGCGCGGCGCGATCTACGACCGGACCGGCGCCCCGCTGGCGCACAGCGTCGAGGCGCGGTACGTCTTCGCCGACCCCACCCAGATCCCGGAGAGCGACCGGGTGGCCGTCGCCAAGCGGCTCTCGCCGCTGCTCGGGGTCGCCTGGTCCGACCTGGCCGACAAGATGAAGCGGCGCAGCCTGCCCGGCGGCGGGCAGTCCCAGTTCGAATACCTGGCCCGGGGCGTCGACATCGACCGGGCCAAGCAGATCATGGCGCTGGACCTGCCCGGCATCGGCACCCACCGCGACGAGCGACGCGAGGTGCCCGGCGGCGACCTGGCCGCCAACCTGCTCGGCTTCGTCAGCGAGGACATGACCGGCCTGGAGGGCCTGGAGGCCAAGTACGACGACGTGCTCCAGGGCAAGGCCGGCCGCAAGACCTACGAGGTCGGCCAGGGCGACCTGGCCGCGCCGATCCCCGGCGGCTACAGCGTGACCGTCCAGCCCCGTCCGGGCAGCTCGATCGTGCTGACCACCGACCGGGACCTGCAGTACCGGACCCAGCAGATCCTCAGCGCGCAGCTGGCCCAGGTCCGGGGCAGCGTGGCCGCCGCCGTGGTGCTCGACATGCAGGGCGAGGTGCTGGCCCAGGCGAGCAACCCGACCTACGACGCGGCCGATCCGGCGGGCAGCAAACCCACCGACCGGGAGGACGCGGCCACCAGCTTCGTCGTCGACCCGGGCTCGATCCACAAGGCGATCACCTACGGCGCGGCCCTCCAGGAGGGCGTGATCACCCCGGACACGGCGTTCCCGGTGGCCAACACCATCAACGAGGGGGGCGTCACCTTCCGGGACACCCACCCGGCGAACGGGCGGAAGATGAGCATCCCCGGGATGCTGGCCTTCTCGTCGAACGTGGGGACCATCGAGATCGCCCACGACCTGGGCCGGGACCGGCTGATCGACTATCAGAAGCGGTTCGGGCTGGGGCAGCCCACCGGCGAGGGCATGCCGGGGGAGGCGTCCGGGCGGCTGCTCCCGGCCGACCAGTGGAGCGGTTCGGCGTACGGGTCGGTGCCGATCGGGCACAGCGTGGACGCCACCCCGTTGCAGATGGCCGCCGCGTACACCGCGATCGCCAACGACGGCACGTACGTCCAGCCGCACCTGATCAAGGAGGTGATCGGCCCGGACGGCAAACGGACGCCGGGACCCGCCCCCAAGACCCGCTCGGTGCTCAGCCCGCAGAACGCGGCGGCCCTGCGCACCATGCTGGAGGCGGTCACCACGGTCGACGGTCCCGACGGGCGGGCCACCGGTCTGGCCGCCGCGGTCCCCGGCTACCGGGTGGCCGGCAAGACCGGCACCGGCCTGCGCTACGTCGACGGCAAGCTCCAGCCCGGCGAGGTCGGCTCGTTCATCGGGATGGCCCCGGCGGAGAAGCCGAGGTACGTGGTGGCGGTCTTCGTGTGGAGCCCCGGCGGGGAGGGTGGCGCGGTGGCCGCACCGGCCTTCCGCGAGATCATGGGCTACACGCTGCGTCACTACCGGGTGCCCCCGTCGGCCACCGACCGGTCCCCGAAGTTCGAGGTCTTTCCGCGCTGA
- a CDS encoding UDP-N-acetylmuramoyl-L-alanyl-D-glutamate--2,6-diaminopimelate ligase, translated as MRSEPDDRVGSDAVPGNPRPLTVNPVRLGDLAGRLGIAPPEGAADLAVTGVTHASQEVRPGDLYAGLPGARRHGAEFATGAAEAGAVAVLTDPAGVALAAGAGLPVLVVTDPRAALGTVASAVYGDPTAGLTVIGVTGTAGKTSTAYLVESGLRAAGHTTGLIGTVETRLGDLVVDSVRTTPEATDLHAMLAAARERGVTAVVMEVSSHALAMGRVGGVRFAVGGYTNFGSDHLDFHADSADYFAAKAQLFDGRCAVEVLNHDDAALRPLFKPATVSYSAAGDPTATWYATDVDGEGYAQRFTAHGPDGLTVPAGVALPGRHNVANALLAIAALVAVGVDPATAAAGVAECGGVPGRLELVSTDAPVRGVVDYAHKPDAIVAALRALRELSAGRLICVIGAGGDRDRGKRPVMGGAAAEGADVVLVTDDNPRTEDPAAIRAEVLEGAYAAGTPARIVEVDGRRAAIAEAVRLAEPGDVVAVLGKGHERGQEVAGQVHPFDDRVELAEALRARFTDRAGQR; from the coding sequence GTGCGGTCGGAACCGGACGACCGGGTAGGGTCTGACGCCGTGCCCGGCAATCCACGTCCCCTGACCGTGAATCCCGTCCGGCTCGGCGACCTCGCCGGGCGGCTCGGCATCGCCCCGCCCGAGGGCGCCGCCGACCTGGCCGTCACCGGGGTGACCCACGCCAGCCAGGAGGTCCGCCCCGGCGACCTGTACGCCGGCCTGCCCGGTGCCCGCCGGCACGGCGCGGAGTTCGCCACCGGCGCGGCCGAGGCCGGCGCGGTGGCCGTGCTGACCGACCCGGCCGGCGTGGCGCTCGCCGCCGGTGCGGGGCTGCCGGTGCTGGTGGTGACCGACCCGCGCGCCGCGCTCGGCACCGTCGCCTCCGCCGTCTACGGCGACCCCACCGCGGGACTGACCGTGATCGGGGTGACCGGCACCGCCGGCAAGACCTCCACCGCCTATCTGGTCGAGTCCGGGCTGCGCGCCGCCGGGCACACCACCGGGCTGATCGGCACCGTGGAGACCCGCCTCGGCGACCTGGTGGTCGACAGCGTCCGGACCACTCCCGAGGCGACCGACCTGCACGCCATGCTCGCCGCCGCCCGGGAACGCGGCGTCACCGCCGTGGTCATGGAGGTCTCCAGCCACGCCCTGGCGATGGGCCGGGTGGGTGGGGTGCGCTTCGCCGTCGGCGGCTACACCAACTTCGGCTCCGACCACCTGGACTTCCACGCCGACTCGGCCGACTACTTCGCGGCCAAGGCGCAGCTCTTCGACGGCCGCTGCGCGGTCGAGGTGCTCAACCACGACGACGCGGCGCTGCGCCCGCTGTTCAAGCCGGCCACGGTCAGCTATTCGGCGGCCGGCGACCCGACGGCCACCTGGTACGCCACCGACGTCGACGGCGAGGGCTACGCCCAGCGGTTCACCGCGCACGGCCCCGACGGGCTGACCGTCCCGGCCGGGGTGGCCCTGCCCGGCCGGCACAACGTCGCCAACGCGCTGCTGGCGATCGCCGCGCTGGTCGCGGTCGGGGTGGACCCGGCCACCGCCGCCGCCGGGGTGGCCGAGTGCGGCGGGGTGCCCGGTCGGCTGGAGCTGGTCAGCACCGACGCGCCGGTACGCGGTGTCGTCGACTACGCGCACAAGCCCGACGCCATCGTGGCCGCGCTGCGCGCGCTGCGCGAACTGAGCGCCGGCCGGCTGATCTGCGTGATCGGCGCGGGCGGCGACCGGGACCGGGGCAAACGGCCGGTGATGGGCGGCGCCGCCGCGGAGGGAGCCGACGTGGTGCTGGTGACCGACGACAACCCGCGGACGGAGGACCCGGCCGCGATCCGGGCGGAGGTCCTGGAGGGGGCGTACGCGGCCGGCACGCCGGCCCGGATCGTCGAGGTGGACGGCCGGCGGGCCGCCATCGCGGAGGCGGTCCGGCTGGCCGAGCCCGGTGACGTGGTGGCGGTGCTTGGCAAGGGGCACGAACGCGGCCAGGAGGTCGCCGGCCAGGTGCACCCGTTCGACGACCGGGTCGAGCTGGCCGAGGCGCTGCGCGCCCGCTTCACCGACCGGGCGGGTCAGCGGTGA